From Cannabis sativa cultivar Pink pepper isolate KNU-18-1 chromosome 8, ASM2916894v1, whole genome shotgun sequence, a single genomic window includes:
- the LOC115699352 gene encoding homeobox-leucine zipper protein ATHB-13 codes for MSGSGMAFFPTNFMLQTPSEEDQHHHHHHHHNPHHHPPTSLNQINLPPCTPQEFHGVASFLGKRSVSFSGIELGEEGNGGEDDLSDDGSQAGEKKRRLNMEQVKTLEKNFELGNKLEPERKMQLARALGLQPRQIAIWFQNRRARWKTKQLEKDYDLLKRQFEAIKADNDVLQAQNHKLQAEISALKNREPTESINLNKETDQGSCSNRSENSSDIKLDISRTPAAIDSPLSSHPRALFPTSIRPNSGHHVAQLFQTSSSARSSDQQLQYQKNDHHHHHVVKEESLSNMFCAIDDQSGFWPWLEHQQFN; via the exons ATGAGTGGAAGTGGCATGGCCTTCTTCCCTACAAATTTTATGCTTCAAACTCCAAGTGAAGAAGatcaacatcatcatcatcatcatcatcataaccCTCATCATCACCCTCCAACCTCTCTGAATCAGATCAATCTACCACCCTGCACACCTCAAGAATTTCATG GAGTGGCATCGTTTCTAGGTAAGAGATCGGTATCGTTTTCGGGTATCGAGCTAGGAGAAGAAGGCAATGGAGGAGAAGATGATTTATCCGATGATGGATCTCAAGCAGGGGAAAAGAAGAGGAGACTTAATATGGAACAGGTTAAGACACTTGAGAAGAACTTTGAATTGGGGAATAAGCTTGAGCCAGAAAGGAAAATGCAGCTAGCTAGAGCTCTTGGTCTGCAACCAAGACAAATTGCTATTTGGTTTCAGAATAGGAGAGCTAGGTGGAAGACTAAACAGCTTGAGAAAGATTACGATCTTCTTAAGAGACAATTTGAAGCTATCAAAGCTGATAATGATGTTCTTCAAGCTCAGAACCACAAACTTCAAGCAGAG ATATCGGCTCTAAAAAATAGAGAGCCAACTGAATCAATCAATCTTAATAAAGAAACAGATCAAGGGTCTTGCAGCAACAGAAGTGAGAATAGCTCTGATATTAAGTTGGATATCTCAAGAACACCAGCAGCAATAGACAGCCCACTTTCGAGTCATCCAAGGGCTCTTTTTCCAACCTCCATCAGGCCCAATTCAGGTCATCATGTGGCTCAGCTCTTTCAGACCTCGTCTTCAGCAAGATCATCAGATCAACAACTCCAATATCAGAAgaatgatcatcatcatcatcatgtgGTCAAAGAAGAGAGCTTAAGTAATATGTTTTGTGCTATTGATGACCAATCTGGGTTTTGGCCATGGTTGGAACATCAACAGTTTAATTAA